The genomic stretch TCGATCGGCTCCGGCAATATCGGCGCTACCAATGTGCTGCGCACCGGCCGCAAGGGCCTGGCTGCGGCAACGCTGATCTGCGATGCGCTGAAGGGCACGCTGGCGGTGGTCATATCAGGCTATTACGGCGGGCCGAACGCGGCGATGCTGGCCGCACTTGGCGCCTTTCTCGGCCATCTGTTTCCGGTCTGGCTCAAATTTCGCGGCGGCAAAGGCGTCGCCGTCTATATCGGCGTGCTGATCGGCCTGTTCTGGCCGGCCGCGCTGATCTTCTGCGCGATGTGGCTCGCAACCGCCTTCACGACGCGCTACTCGTCACTCTCCGCCTTGGTCGCAGCCTTCATCACGCCGTTATTCCTGTGGTGGTTTGGCCAACCAGCGCTGGCGTCGCTGTCCGCCGTGCTGACCATGCTGCTGTTCTACATGCACCGCGAAAACATCAAGCGCTTGCAGGCCGGCACCGAGGGCAAAATCGGGGCGAAGTGACGAACATCGTCATTCCGGGGCGATGCGAAGCATCGAACTAGGTGCGCAATTGCGCACCTGAGAATCTCGAGATTCCGGGTCTGGTCCTTCGGACCATCCCGCAATGACGGCCTTATCTTCCCGCTAGCGCCGCTTCCACGAACCGCGCCGCCGCCAGCGCCTGAGCGTCGGCGCCAAACCGCGCGATTACCTGTACCCCGACCGGCAATCTACCGTCGGCGACATAAGCCGGAACATTCACGCAGGGCACGCCCATCAGCGTCCAGAGCCGGTTGAGCCGGGCATCGCCGGTCGACGCCAGCCCCTTCGGGGCGGCGCCGGGAGCCGAGAACGTCAGCAACACGTCGACGTCCTCAAACACCTTGCCCAGTGCGTGTCGCGCCCGGCTCGCAATTTTGATCGCC from Bradyrhizobium sp. Ash2021 encodes the following:
- the plsY gene encoding glycerol-3-phosphate 1-O-acyltransferase PlsY, giving the protein MSGDAFLVVGFLLGYLLGSIPFGLVLTKLAGTQDLRSIGSGNIGATNVLRTGRKGLAAATLICDALKGTLAVVISGYYGGPNAAMLAALGAFLGHLFPVWLKFRGGKGVAVYIGVLIGLFWPAALIFCAMWLATAFTTRYSSLSALVAAFITPLFLWWFGQPALASLSAVLTMLLFYMHRENIKRLQAGTEGKIGAK